From the Kitasatospora cathayae genome, the window GTAGTCCTCGAGCTCCAGACGTGCGTCGAACTGCGCGCTGAGCTTTTCGGGATCGAGGCGACGCAGGGCGTCGCGGTCGAGCTGGGTCACCGAGTTGATGATGCCGTTGACGACCTCACGGCTCTCGGTGTTTGAGCTGGGCATGGATTCTCCTAACGATGTGCGCAGTCGAAGATCGGGGCTCGACGCTCGACGCGCCGCCCGGCCTGGTCGGATCGGGGCGCCCGCACGCCGGCGGACGGAACCGGTGGCGGGTCGCGTTCGGGAACACCGTGTCTAGCCCCGGAGCACGGCTTGCCGGCCGGGCGTCGGCAACCGCGGGTGGCCGGCGACCGCCCCTGAACGGTCAGCACGCGGCGCTCCGACCGGACAGCGGGACGGCGGCCCACACCGAGCAGCTGCCGTCCGTGCTCAGCCGCATCCCCCACTCCTGCGAGTAGCCCGCGACGAGCGCCAGGCCTCTGCCGTGCTCCTCGTCCGGCGTGGCGCGGTGCAGCCGCGGCACCGCGGAGGTCCTTCCCTGATCACGGACCTCCAGCAGGAGCCGGTCCGCGGTCCGGCGCAACCAACCGGTGATGTGTGCGCTGTTGGAGTGCTTGAGGGCATTGGCGACCAGTTCGGAGATCACCAGCAAGGCGGCGTCCCGGGCATGGTCGGCCCGAACATCCTCGGCATCCAGCCACAGCGCTGCCAGCCGCCGGGAGACCGGTACCGCGTGACCGAGAGATGGCAGCCTGAAGGACAGCGGACGGCCCCTGACCCAGTGGCTCAGGACATCCTCGGCGAGAGCTCCCGTCGGCCGTCCGTTGATCTCTGCGGTGGTCAGTGGAATCTCCTCCTCGGTGAGCGGCGGGCTCGCTTCTCGGCTCACGAGCCGAAAGCGGCTGCCGATACGACTGCTCGCGGCTTCGCGTCTCAGGCCGCGCCCGGTGCATGAGAACCATTCCCTCCGGCGAGCGGGCGGCTCCCCGTCCGCTCGACGCCGGTCCATGCGTTCTCCACGGCTGATGGCTCACGTTTCGCCGGGAAGGCTCCTCGGTCCGTCCAGGGCTGCTCTCCCACCGGGGGTCGGAGCAGCCGGCCGAGTGGGCGCGGACTGGTGGAAGTAAATCAGAAATAGACTATCCGCAGGGGAGTGATCCGTTCAAAAAATGGGGGCGTGTTTATGTAATGCAGCGCCTAGTATGACGGTAAGAAGAGTTCGTACCGCCGGAGATCTGGCGGAGTGAACTTGGCTCGTTTCGTTCACTCAAGTCCGAGTGTCGCAGCGAATGGCGAGCAGCCAGGGCCATTGATTCTGGTCTTCGGTGGAGCTTTTTGGGCAGGTTTTCTTCCGGGTGTACGAGGACAGCGGCGACTCGCTCATGGAATTCCGCACCGGCCTGGCCGAAATCAGCCGTTCCGCTTGTGTCGTTGCGGCCGGGAAGCGTCCGGCCCGCCGACCGCCGCCCAGGCGTCCGGCCGACGAGGAGAAGCCGGGCAGGCCGCCTGCAGGCGATCGGAGAGCGGAGGCACCGTCGACGGGCAGGCGGGCAGCACCGTGGCCCTCGAGGAACCGCGCCGGCTGGGCGGCATCCGGCGCCGTTTCCCCGCTGGAGGCTGTCCGAGCGCGAGGTGCGCCTTGGTGCCCGTGCTCAGGACGACGACTTCACGGTCTTCGCCGCGGACGGCGTCGTCAGCGGCGGCGTCGAACGTCCTGCGGCGGCCTGTCGGGGACAGCGTGCGCGTCCTCGAGAACGATTTCGCCGTCCGGTCGCTGATCGTCAGTGTGGTCCCGGGGGCCGGCGCGGGGCCGTGCTCGCGCTGGCCGAGTGCCTGACCGGCCGGATGCAGAGCGACCGCCGAGGGCGGAATCCGGCCAGCGGCCTACGCCCGCGCGTATGCCCGCCCGGAGAGAGAGCTTCTGCCGGCTCTCGCGGAGACGAGCCTTTGAGCTGCCACGGGCCGGCGCGATGAGAATCGCACCGGCCCGCGTATCCAATTCCTCAACCGGGGGTACGGCAACGCCTCCCCAACGATTAGGCACAAGCCGGAAGCGCTGGCAGACACGGCGGCTGCTTATCCCCCGGAGAGGATGGGTGACCCACCCGGTTCGGATGTACCCAGTTACCCATCGAGCCGAAATAGCCGCAATCCCCTGCCCGGTCGATTCACCCGTATGGCCGAGCGTGCCGGAAATGCAAGCCACCTGTTCGGCCGGACTGGAGGACAAGGTGCCCCGCAGGAGGCAACGACGTACCACTGGAGAATCGAGACTATCCGAAGATGGCGCCAAGATTCTCAGTCGCAGCGCACGTCCGGTCTTCTCTACGCCGGTTCGATTGCATTTTGACCGGTCTTCGGCAAAGCCAGACTTTGAGAGTGCACGCACTGACTTTGGGAAAACCGCACGCGGCCCGCCACCCGTGGCACCCCCGGGAGGGCACCCGCGCAGGGCCTGCAATCGGCGATGACGACGGCGGCTCCGCAGGCGTTCTCCGGTCCGGTCGCGGGAACGCACGCAGGTCCCCGCTTCCCGGTCGGCCTCCGGCGCCGGGGGCGACCGGCGGACCGGCGGAAAGGCGGACACGAGGAGGGATTCCACGGTGGCGTCTCGCAGGCCCCGGTCGCGTTGTGGCGACCATGCCGGTCTTCTCCGCATCAGGTCGGCCGTCCCGCCGCGGAACGGGATCAGACGCCGCGACGGTCGCGGGGGGCACGTCGCGGAGCCCGCTCCGGTGCCCGCGCGCCCGGTCGGCGCTTCCTCGACCGGTGCCCTCCGGGCGGGCGGCTTCGGCGGCGTCCTGCCGGCGCTGACCGGCAAAGGCGGTGCGGGCCGCCGGCGGAGCCTCGTCGGCCCAGGCACGGGTCCGTTCCCGCTCAAGTCGGCGAGCGGCAAGCCGTCGGCGAAGGATGGTTCCCTCCGACTCGTCGCCCTCCGTCGCCGGCCGGTCCGAGGGTCCGCTCGGAGCGGCCGATGGCGTGATCCGTCGGTGGACGGGCGTGGACCGCGCCGTGAGCGGGTCTCTCGGGGGTGGCGCGTCCGACTGGTGAGGCGCGTTCGACTGGTGACCGGACAGCTCCCACCGCTCCCGAAGTCGACGGCAGGCGGCAGCGGCGGCGGCGGGACCGCAGGAACGACAGGTCTGCGGATCCTCGACGTCACGGACGACCAGGGGCCCGCGGCAGAGTGCGCACTCGGGGCTTCGGACCGGCCTGGTCCCTGTGACCGTCTCGCTTGCCCGGTCGACGACCCGGATCAGCCAGGGAAGCGGGGAGACCACCGAAGACCAGGGCACTGCACCGACCGGCTCCCTGCGGCGCGCGAACTCCCACGCCGACTCGAGAGCTTCGAGAATCACGGCGCCATGGACATCGGGGGATGTGCTGTAGTCGGCGAATGTCGCAACGATGTGCTGAGCGAGAAGGTCGAGCTGTCGCTCGGTCAGCCGGTCCGCCAGTTGCCTCGGCAGGCGTCCGAGAGCCGATGACGCGGCTCGCTGTCCCCATCGCCTCTGTTCGTCGGTCATCGACTGGATCATCTTCCGGTCGGCTTGCCATCTGCCGTGCCCTGCCGGGCCTGCTCCGCCCCCCGTGGCTCCCGCCGCGCGTCCTCGCGTGCGGGTGCGCGCGGTTTCCGGTTCGCGGGACGAACAACCACCCACGACGGCCGACATGTTCAGCGCGTCATGTTGGGGGGATCGTGTTTCTGTCACCGGAGCGGGGGTGCTCGGTGTCACCGGACCGGGGGAATCCGCTGTCACCGAACCGGGGGCCTCCCGGCACACGCCGAGCGAGGCGCCGCGATGGGAACCCCGTCCGGAGTCGAAGGCCTCGACGTCGCCGCCTGCGGGCCCGTCCGCGGACCGCGGCGCGGGAACGGGCCCGCTCGGGAGGGACTCGGGCCGCCCCATCGGTACCCGGACGGGCATGGGATGGACGACGTATCTGTACCCCCTCTTCTCGCCGCGTCTTCTGCTCACCCAGCCTTGGACCAGGAGTTCGGCCACCGCTTCGCGGGCCGTGTCCTCCTTCATCCGGCACTCGCGTGCGATTCGCGCGACGGGAGTCGATTCGGTGAACCGCTGCCTCAGGGAGAGCAACGCATACACCTTGAACCGAGTACCGGCCAGATGCGCCCGAGCATACGAGCCGACACACACGGCCAGCTCATCGTCGGCCAGTGGGCGAACACTCCGGTTCATGGTCCGGGTGGCGGGATTTCGAGACGCGCGAACCAGATTCTTGGCCTTTGCCTTGGCGATTAGGCGGTTCACACCACCCCGTGACAGCCCGAGCTGTCGCCCGATCGTCTCGTCAGCGGCGAAGCACAATCCTGACTTCCAGCCGTAGTCCTGCACCAGCGTCACGACCCGGATCAGGTCACCGGTCAAGTCCCTGTCACTGAGCCACGCCGCCGGGAACCGGGTAGTGGGCAGGCGAGCTTGTTCGGTCGCATGCGCCTGCCCGTGAGCAGGCCCGGGGTCCCTGGCCGATTTCGTGCGCGCGGTGCCCGAGTATCGCGGAATCACGGAGCACCACCGAAAGCCCGACGCTCGCTCACTTCCCTGCCCAGCCCGGCCGGCCGCCCATCGACACCTGGATTGGTCGAGGCGGCTCTTTCCCCGGTCGGATCCATTTGAGCGGAGGTCACTCGTGCTCGAGAGCCCGCTCTGGGAAGTCCTCGGAGGTATCGCTCATTCAGGACTCCGCGGCCTCCCGCTAGACGGACGGAGCGACGGCACACAACACGGGCCGGGGCTGGCTGGCAGATTTTGATTCGGTGATGCAAAATGGCAGTGCCTACTTACGGACGTGTGAGGAGGCAACAGCTCGTCAGTACACAGGTTCTCGCCGGATCCCGAGTGTGCAGACGGGCCGAGGCAGCGGTGGATTCCGTCGTCGACTTGGGCATGTGCTCAACGACGATGGAAACAGGTGTTCAGACACCGAGGCATGTGCGTGGCGAAAGCGGTGAAGGTCCGGTGGTGCGGACCGAGCCGTCTCATTGCCGCTAGGTCATGTCAAAACCTCCCCGTAGGGGGACATGGTGGATGAAGAAGGCCGAATGAAACAGAGAAGCGATCACGAGTGGTCGTTTCTGCCTGACACGGTTTCGCGTCCAGGTGCCTGAGGGGTGATCTGGAACAGCGACGTCGCACCAGCCGCCCCTAGAGCCGTCCGGACTCGCCGGAGTCCGGACGGCTGATCCATGACTGGGCCATGGCTGACCAAGAGTACATCGCCCATCACAGTGTGTGAATACTTCTCGTATACGACTCATCTTCGGAGCCCACCGCAACCTCCTTCGGGGAAAGTCTGTTCGAGTCGGCACGGCGGATGGCTTGAACGCTCCCGTCCCGTCGAAGACTTCGGGTGGGACGATCGACACCCGCCATCAGCCGAAGGTGCCGCAGTCGCGATAGGACGCCGCCACCAGTCAGCCGGGGGCCGGCGAGGAAGGCCGTCAAGAGATCGCCAAGGCGGGCGCAGCTGCGTCGATCGCCACCGAGGCTCACGCCGAGCGCCATGATGCGCCATCGAACGGTCCTGTCGCCAGTCACCCATAGGGAACACGCGACTGACGCTGCGCGCATACAACCTGAGCTTCGGTTCATCGGCACTGAGCGGTAGCGATCGCGACGGTGGCCCTGTGTCCACCCGAAGTCCGGCCGCCTGCGGCTCCGCGCGCAGGCGCGCGCCTTGCCGGGGAGAATCGCAGAGCATCTGGCACCGTTCGCGGCCATCCCGCAGGGGAAGAGGGGAAGTCGAGCGAGCGGAGGTGGTCGCGCTCGCTTCGATCGCTCCCCCTCAAGGCCAGCCGCAGGAACGGTGCACACTCGGATGGGGAGCTTGGCGACCTGGGTAAAAGCTCTGAGCGCCGACAGCCTGAGCATATTTCAGGACACCCGGATGCCGTACATTTCTCGGTGATTAGCCCATCGTTGTCGGGGCATGAGCCAAACAGTCAAGCCGCCTCTTCCATTGCTGCTGGAACGAGACAGGATCTGCAGTGCCGGCGATAACTGGCTATTCGTTCCGGACCGGAGGAATCCCGCAGGTGATCTGCAAATTGGTTATCTCGTAAAGAATGGCGAACGCGTGGAGCTGACGCATTGCTCACGCCAGCTGGCCGAACTCTTCCGCATCCTGCGTCGGCTCGAGTTTGAATTCTCGACGCGGCTGTGTTGATCAGAGAAACGGGAGACTATTGGGACCGCCGGCCGCGATCCGCACTGACGCAACAGGAGGCTTCCTTGTACGAGTCGACGGACACCAATTTCAATCCCTACTACGCAGCTGGGTTCATCCCCGATGACGAGGTCATACACAACCACTCCCTCTGGCCGCCCGCCGGGCAGCTGTCCGCCGACCTGTCATATCCGGTCGGCGACGGCTGGGCCGATCCAGGGCTGCAGTCGCCTCCGAATGTGGAAGCGGTCGAAGAGGAAGTCGGCCTGCTGGCCATGGGCTTCCGTTCCCAGCTGATCGGCAACCGCCACGCGCGTCGCCCATCCCCGGCGGCACGCCGCCGGGCCGACGTCGTGGGATCCGTCATCGGATTCCTGACTGCGACGATCGTCACCGTGGTGTGCGTCC encodes:
- a CDS encoding ATP-binding protein, giving the protein MSREASPPLTEEEIPLTTAEINGRPTGALAEDVLSHWVRGRPLSFRLPSLGHAVPVSRRLAALWLDAEDVRADHARDAALLVISELVANALKHSNSAHITGWLRRTADRLLLEVRDQGRTSAVPRLHRATPDEEHGRGLALVAGYSQEWGMRLSTDGSCSVWAAVPLSGRSAAC
- a CDS encoding beta-ketoacyl synthase N-terminal-like domain-containing protein; the protein is MPPSAVALHPAGQALGQREHGPAPAPGTTLTISDRTAKSFSRTRTLSPTGRRRTFDAAADDAVRGEDREVVVLSTGTKAHLALGQPPAGKRRRMPPSRRGSSRATVLPACPSTVPPLSDRLQAACPASPRRPDAWAAVGGPDASRPQRHKRNG